Proteins encoded in a region of the Sterolibacterium denitrificans genome:
- the hisI gene encoding phosphoribosyl-AMP cyclohydrolase — translation MSRTRHETDWLKEVAWNEQGLIPVIAQDAASGEVLMFAWMNREALQLTVERGEAVYWSRSRRKLWHKGEESGHTQKLVELRLDCDGDVLLLRIEQTGGIACHTGRRSCFYRQLNDGQWQDVLPVLKDPGKIYRE, via the coding sequence GTGAGCCGCACACGTCACGAAACGGATTGGCTGAAGGAGGTGGCCTGGAACGAGCAGGGCCTCATTCCGGTCATCGCCCAGGATGCGGCCAGCGGTGAAGTGCTGATGTTTGCCTGGATGAACCGCGAAGCGCTGCAACTTACCGTCGAGCGTGGCGAGGCGGTCTACTGGTCGCGCTCGCGGCGCAAGCTCTGGCACAAGGGTGAGGAGTCCGGCCACACGCAGAAGCTCGTCGAGCTTCGTCTCGATTGTGACGGCGATGTCCTGCTGCTCCGGATCGAACAGACCGGCGGCATCGCCTGCCATACCGGGCGGCGCAGCTGTTTCTATCGCCAACTGAATGACGGGCAGTGGCAGGACGTCCTGCCGGTGCTGAAGGATCCCGGCAAGATTTATCGGGAATAG
- the hisF gene encoding imidazole glycerol phosphate synthase subunit HisF, giving the protein MLAKRIIPCLDVNAGRVVKGVNFVELRDAGDPVEIARRYGEQGADELTFLDITASSEQRDTILSVVEQVAEQVFIPLTVGGGVRAVADVRRLLNAGADKVGMNTAAVENPRLIADAAGKVGSQCIVVAIDAKQIAPGCWEVFTHGGRRGTGRDAVEWARQVQALGAGEILLTSMDRDGTRNGFDLALTRAVAEAVDLPLIASGGVGNLQHLADGILEGKADAVLAASIFHYGEYTVRQAKEYLQARGIEVRL; this is encoded by the coding sequence ATGCTAGCCAAACGCATCATTCCCTGTCTGGATGTCAATGCCGGGCGCGTCGTCAAGGGCGTCAATTTCGTCGAACTGCGCGATGCTGGCGATCCGGTCGAAATTGCCCGGCGCTATGGCGAACAGGGTGCCGACGAACTCACCTTTCTCGACATCACCGCCAGCTCTGAACAGCGCGACACCATACTTTCCGTGGTCGAGCAGGTGGCCGAGCAGGTTTTCATTCCGTTGACCGTCGGCGGCGGCGTGCGCGCCGTGGCCGACGTGCGCCGCCTGCTCAACGCCGGCGCCGATAAGGTCGGCATGAATACCGCGGCCGTCGAGAATCCCCGACTCATCGCCGATGCGGCGGGCAAGGTCGGCAGCCAGTGCATCGTCGTCGCCATCGACGCCAAGCAGATCGCGCCGGGGTGCTGGGAGGTGTTCACGCACGGCGGCCGGCGCGGCACCGGGCGCGATGCCGTCGAATGGGCGCGCCAGGTGCAGGCATTGGGTGCCGGCGAAATCCTGCTCACCAGCATGGATCGTGATGGCACCAGGAACGGTTTCGACCTGGCGCTGACCCGTGCGGTGGCCGAAGCCGTGGATCTTCCGCTGATTGCCAGCGGCGGTGTCGGCAATCTGCAGCATCTGGCCGACGGAATATTGGAGGGCAAGGCCGATGCGGTGCTTGCCGCCAGCATTTTCCACTACGGCGAATATACCGTGCGGCAGGCCAAGGAATACCTGCAGGCGCGGGGAATCGAGGTGCGTCTGTGA
- the hisA gene encoding 1-(5-phosphoribosyl)-5-[(5-phosphoribosylamino)methylideneamino]imidazole-4-carboxamide isomerase, with product MLLIPAIDLKDGHCVRLKQGDMDDATVFSEDPAAMARHWIEQGARRLHLVDLNGAFAGKPKNEAAIKSILGEVGDEIPVQLGGGIRDLDTIERCLDDGIGYVIIGTAAVKNPGFLHDACSAFPGHIIVGLDARDGKVAVDGWSKLTGHDVIDLARKFEGYGVEAIIYTDIGRDGMLSGVNVEATVKLAQALTIPVIASGGIGSLKDVKALCAVQAEGISGAITGRAIYEGKLDFQRAQAEADRLTETDRP from the coding sequence ATGCTGCTGATACCCGCGATCGACCTCAAGGACGGTCACTGTGTACGTCTGAAACAGGGCGACATGGATGATGCCACCGTATTTTCCGAAGATCCGGCCGCCATGGCCCGCCACTGGATCGAGCAAGGCGCGCGCCGCCTGCATCTGGTCGACCTGAATGGCGCCTTCGCCGGCAAGCCGAAGAACGAAGCGGCAATCAAATCCATTCTGGGTGAAGTCGGCGACGAGATTCCTGTCCAGCTTGGTGGCGGCATCCGCGATCTGGATACCATCGAGCGCTGTCTCGATGACGGCATCGGTTACGTCATCATTGGCACTGCCGCCGTGAAGAATCCGGGTTTTCTGCATGATGCCTGCAGCGCCTTTCCCGGCCACATCATCGTCGGTCTCGATGCCCGGGACGGCAAGGTGGCCGTCGACGGCTGGTCCAAACTGACCGGCCACGACGTCATCGATCTGGCAAGGAAATTCGAAGGCTATGGCGTCGAAGCCATCATCTACACCGACATCGGCCGCGACGGCATGCTTTCGGGCGTGAATGTCGAGGCGACCGTCAAGCTTGCCCAGGCGCTGACGATACCCGTCATCGCCAGCGGCGGCATCGGCAGCCTCAAGGACGTCAAGGCGCTGTGTGCCGTGCAGGCCGAGGGCATCAGCGGCGCCATCACGGGTCGTGCCATCTACGAAGGCAAACTGGACTTCCAGCGAGCGCAGGCCGAAGCCGACAGACTCACGGAGACGGACAGGCCCTGA
- the hisH gene encoding imidazole glycerol phosphate synthase subunit HisH, which translates to MGGTVAVVDYGMGNLRSVVKAIEHVASGDRVVLAACAADIAAADRVVVPGQGAMPDCMRELESRGLRAAVVKAAAEKPFLGICVGLQLLFGHAEEGDVMGLDILPGRVPRFPSARMIAADGSRLKVPHMGWNEVHQRIAHPLWHDIADGARFYFVHSYCVVPDDAGLCAGTTHYGIPFTSAVARDNIFAVQFHPEKSARDGLQLLANFMRWTP; encoded by the coding sequence ATGGGTGGTACGGTCGCCGTTGTCGATTACGGCATGGGAAATCTGCGTTCGGTCGTCAAGGCGATCGAGCATGTCGCCAGCGGCGATCGGGTCGTTCTGGCCGCGTGTGCAGCCGACATCGCGGCTGCCGATCGCGTCGTCGTGCCCGGCCAGGGCGCGATGCCCGATTGCATGCGCGAGCTGGAGAGCCGCGGCCTGCGTGCGGCCGTCGTCAAGGCGGCGGCGGAGAAACCCTTTCTCGGTATCTGCGTCGGCTTGCAACTGCTGTTCGGCCATGCCGAGGAGGGCGACGTGATGGGGCTGGACATTCTGCCCGGCCGGGTGCCGCGCTTTCCGTCGGCCAGGATGATTGCCGCCGACGGCAGCCGCCTCAAGGTGCCGCACATGGGCTGGAACGAAGTGCATCAGCGCATCGCGCATCCCCTGTGGCATGACATCGCCGACGGCGCGCGCTTCTACTTCGTGCACAGCTATTGCGTCGTACCGGATGACGCCGGATTGTGCGCGGGCACGACCCACTATGGCATCCCCTTTACCAGTGCCGTGGCGCGCGATAATATCTTCGCCGTGCAGTTTCACCCGGAAAAAAGCGCCCGCGACGGCTTGCAGCTGCTCGCCAACTTCATGCGCTGGACGCCCTGA
- the hisB gene encoding imidazoleglycerol-phosphate dehydratase HisB, with translation MRQGDITRNTLETQVRVRLDLDGTGKSQLSSGVGFFDHMLEQIARHGLMDLEVSASGDLHIDAHHTVEDVGITLGQALAQAIGDKKGLRRYGHVYVPLDEALTRVVVDLSGRPGLAFNATFARATIGEFDVDLVREFFQGLVNHAGITLHIDNLSGDNAHHQAETIFKAFGRALRMAAEPDARTAGSIPSTKGSL, from the coding sequence ATGCGGCAGGGCGACATTACCCGCAACACTCTGGAAACCCAGGTTCGCGTCAGGCTCGATCTCGATGGCACGGGCAAGAGCCAGCTCTCATCCGGCGTCGGCTTCTTCGACCACATGCTGGAGCAGATCGCCCGCCATGGCTTGATGGATCTGGAGGTTTCCGCCAGTGGCGATCTGCACATCGACGCGCATCACACCGTCGAGGACGTCGGTATCACGCTGGGCCAGGCGCTGGCCCAGGCGATTGGCGACAAGAAGGGCCTGCGTCGCTACGGCCATGTCTATGTGCCACTCGACGAGGCGCTGACGCGGGTGGTCGTCGATCTTTCCGGGCGGCCGGGCCTGGCGTTCAACGCGACGTTTGCCCGCGCGACCATTGGCGAGTTCGATGTGGATCTGGTGCGTGAGTTCTTTCAGGGACTGGTGAATCACGCCGGCATCACGCTGCACATCGACAATCTGAGCGGAGACAACGCCCACCATCAGGCCGAAACGATCTTCAAGGCTTTTGGTCGGGCCTTGCGCATGGCGGCCGAACCCGACGCGCGTACGGCCGGCAGCATTCCCTCCACCAAGGGCAGCCTGTAA
- the hisC gene encoding histidinol-phosphate transaminase, which translates to MNTKYWSATARSLTPYVPGEQPRLANLVKLNTNENPYPPSPHVLAAMREEIGSNGETLRLYPDPTAASLRQAIARHHGLLPEQIFVGNGSDEVLAHVFLGLLKHDQPLLFPDITYSFYPVYCGLYDIDYATVPLAADFSIDIADYPRENGGIIFPNPNAPTGCLLPRSAVERLLQTHTESVVVVDEAYVDFAGEDASMIPLIDRYPNLLVVHTLSKSRSLAGLRVGFAAGHADLIEALNRVKDSFNSYPLDRLALAGARAAYEDHAWFTQTCQAVVRSREQLNEGLRALGFVVLPSAANFVFARHPARDAAALTAALRARGIIVRHFKQPRIEQFLRITIGTDSQCALLLEALREILATPATSSAPSAPAAT; encoded by the coding sequence ATGAACACCAAGTACTGGAGTGCCACCGCCCGCAGCCTGACGCCCTACGTTCCCGGCGAGCAGCCCAGGCTCGCCAATCTCGTCAAGCTCAACACCAACGAGAATCCCTATCCCCCGTCGCCGCACGTGCTCGCTGCCATGCGCGAGGAAATCGGCAGCAACGGCGAGACGCTGCGGCTCTATCCCGACCCGACGGCGGCCAGCCTCAGACAGGCCATCGCCCGCCATCACGGGCTGCTGCCCGAGCAGATTTTCGTCGGCAACGGCTCGGACGAGGTGCTGGCCCACGTCTTTCTCGGCCTGCTCAAGCACGACCAGCCACTGCTCTTTCCCGACATCACCTACAGCTTCTACCCGGTTTACTGCGGGCTGTATGATATCGATTACGCCACCGTGCCGCTGGCGGCGGATTTCAGCATCGACATCGCCGATTACCCGCGCGAAAACGGCGGCATCATTTTCCCCAATCCCAATGCGCCGACCGGATGTCTGCTGCCGCGCAGCGCCGTCGAGCGGCTGTTGCAGACGCACACCGAATCGGTGGTGGTGGTCGATGAAGCCTATGTCGATTTTGCCGGCGAGGATGCCTCGATGATCCCGCTGATCGACCGGTATCCCAACCTGCTGGTGGTGCATACCCTGTCGAAGTCGCGCTCGCTGGCCGGCCTGCGGGTCGGCTTTGCCGCCGGCCATGCCGACCTGATCGAGGCACTGAATCGCGTCAAGGACAGTTTCAATTCCTATCCGCTGGACCGTCTCGCCCTCGCCGGTGCCCGTGCCGCGTATGAGGATCATGCCTGGTTCACCCAGACCTGCCAGGCGGTCGTGCGCAGCCGGGAGCAACTGAACGAGGGACTGCGCGCGCTGGGCTTCGTCGTCCTGCCGTCGGCAGCGAACTTCGTCTTCGCCCGCCATCCGGCACGCGATGCCGCCGCATTGACCGCCGCATTGCGCGCGCGCGGCATCATCGTGCGTCATTTCAAACAGCCGCGTATCGAACAGTTCCTGCGCATCACCATCGGCACCGACAGCCAGTGCGCGCTGCTACTCGAAGCCTTGCGCGAAATACTCGCCACGCCGGCCACATCATCCGCACCGTCCGCGCCCGCGGCAACCTGA
- the hisD gene encoding histidinol dehydrogenase, with the protein MGASIRRLSTSEPDFLRKLDALLAFEAATDDNIERSVAEILKNVRAQGDSAVLDYTRRFDQLAVADMAALELPAAVCAAALQALPAGQREALEQAAERIRRFHERQKADSWEYEETSPQLAGTRLGQKVTPLDRVGLYVPGGKASYPSSVLMNALPAKVAGVRELIMVTPTPRGEQNPLVLAAAHLAGVDRVFTIGGAQAVAALAYGTQSIPQVDKIVGPGNAYVAAAKRRVFGVVGIDMVAGPSEVLIIADSSANPDWVAMDLFAQAEHDELAQSILLCPDVAFIERVAASIGRQLPEMPRRSVIEASLAGRGALILTRSLDEACDIANHIAPEHLELAVAEPRGLVGKIRHAGAIFLGHYSSESIGDYCAGPNHVLPTSRSARFSSPLGVYDFQKRSSLIEISAAAARSLGAIAATLAHGEALTAHARSAELRTEEEGNG; encoded by the coding sequence ATGGGCGCAAGCATTCGCCGTCTGAGCACCAGCGAGCCGGATTTTTTGCGGAAGCTGGATGCCTTGCTCGCGTTCGAAGCGGCGACCGATGACAACATCGAGCGCAGCGTTGCCGAGATACTCAAGAACGTGCGCGCGCAGGGTGATAGCGCCGTGCTCGACTATACGCGCCGCTTCGATCAACTGGCCGTTGCCGACATGGCTGCGCTGGAACTGCCGGCGGCAGTGTGTGCTGCCGCCCTGCAGGCACTGCCGGCCGGACAGCGCGAAGCGCTGGAGCAGGCGGCGGAACGCATCCGCCGTTTTCACGAACGGCAGAAAGCCGATTCCTGGGAGTACGAGGAAACCTCGCCGCAGCTTGCCGGCACGCGGTTGGGCCAGAAGGTGACGCCGCTGGATCGCGTCGGCCTGTATGTGCCGGGCGGCAAGGCCAGTTATCCCTCCTCGGTGCTGATGAATGCGCTGCCGGCCAAGGTTGCCGGCGTGCGCGAACTCATCATGGTGACGCCGACGCCGCGTGGCGAGCAGAATCCACTGGTGCTTGCCGCTGCGCATCTGGCGGGTGTCGACCGGGTGTTCACCATCGGCGGCGCCCAGGCGGTTGCCGCGCTGGCTTACGGCACGCAGAGCATTCCGCAGGTCGACAAGATCGTCGGTCCGGGCAATGCCTACGTTGCCGCCGCCAAGCGCCGCGTGTTCGGCGTGGTCGGCATCGACATGGTGGCCGGTCCGTCGGAAGTGCTGATCATTGCCGACAGCAGCGCCAACCCCGACTGGGTGGCGATGGACCTGTTCGCCCAGGCCGAACACGACGAGTTGGCGCAGTCCATTCTGCTCTGTCCGGATGTCGCGTTCATCGAGCGCGTTGCCGCCAGCATAGGGCGGCAGTTGCCGGAGATGCCGCGCCGCAGCGTCATCGAGGCGTCGCTGGCCGGACGCGGCGCGCTGATCCTGACGCGCAGCCTGGATGAAGCCTGCGACATCGCCAATCACATCGCGCCGGAGCACCTCGAACTGGCCGTGGCCGAACCGCGCGGTTTGGTGGGGAAGATACGTCATGCCGGGGCCATTTTCCTCGGCCATTACAGCAGCGAGTCCATCGGCGATTATTGCGCCGGCCCGAACCATGTGTTGCCCACCTCGCGCAGCGCGCGCTTCTCCAGTCCGCTGGGCGTCTATGATTTTCAGAAGCGCAGCAGCCTGATCGAGATTTCGGCGGCGGCTGCGCGCAGCCTGGGCGCGATTGCCGCCACGCTGGCCCATGGCGAGGCGCTGACCGCCCATGCGCGTTCTGCCGAACTGCGCACGGAAGAGGAAGGCAACGGCTGA
- the hisG gene encoding ATP phosphoribosyltransferase — translation MNAVNDGITIALSKGRIFEETLPLLAAAGIVPDENPERSRKLIIGTNRPDVRVVIVRASDTPTYVQYGAADLGIAGKDVLIEHSGTGLYQPLDLGIAKCRMSVAAPVGFDYARAVKSGARLRIATKYLNTAREHFAAKGVHVDLIKLYGSMELAPLVGLADAIVDLVSTGGTLRANNLVEVEEIMPISSRLVVNQAALKMKREILQPVIDAFAGAIG, via the coding sequence GTGAATGCAGTGAACGACGGCATCACCATCGCCCTTTCCAAGGGCCGCATCTTCGAGGAAACCTTGCCGCTGCTGGCGGCGGCCGGCATCGTGCCGGACGAAAATCCCGAACGGTCGCGCAAGCTGATCATCGGCACCAACCGGCCCGATGTGCGCGTGGTCATCGTGCGCGCTTCCGATACGCCGACTTATGTGCAGTACGGCGCGGCCGATCTGGGCATTGCCGGCAAGGACGTGCTGATCGAACACAGCGGCACGGGGCTCTATCAGCCGCTCGACCTGGGCATCGCCAAATGCCGCATGAGCGTGGCTGCGCCGGTCGGCTTCGACTATGCGCGGGCGGTGAAGAGCGGCGCGCGTCTGCGCATCGCCACCAAATACCTGAACACGGCGCGTGAGCACTTTGCCGCCAAGGGGGTGCATGTCGATCTCATCAAGCTGTACGGTTCGATGGAACTGGCGCCGCTGGTTGGCCTGGCCGATGCCATCGTCGACCTGGTGTCGACGGGCGGTACCCTGCGCGCCAACAACCTCGTCGAAGTCGAGGAGATCATGCCGATTTCCTCGCGCCTGGTGGTCAATCAGGCGGCGCTGAAAATGAAGCGCGAAATCCTGCAGCCCGTCATCGATGCTTTTGCGGGGGCGATCGGGTGA
- the murA gene encoding UDP-N-acetylglucosamine 1-carboxyvinyltransferase: MDKLLIEGGVRLEGETAISGAKNAALPLLCAALLTREPLTLTNVPDLNDVGTMLTLLEQMGVKVGREASRNGAEGLTVTLDAGGLDNPVAPYELVKTMRASILVLGPLVARCGEAKVSLPGGCAIGARPVDQHIKGLTAMGAEVTVEHGYVHARAPHLRGARLFTDMVTVTGTENLMMAACLAEGETVIENAAREPEVVDLANCLVAMGAQISGAGSDVIRIRGVASLHGATHRIMPDRIETGTYLCAAAATGGSIRLTGTSSSYLDAVVDKLMDAGCDIKSERDAIVLKAPPRLTAVSLRTSPYPAFPTDMQAQFMAINCVADGTAIIRETIFENRYMHAVELIRLGADIRIDGNTAVVKGVERLEGATVMATDLRASASLVIAGLVAQGETLIERIYHLDRGYEHLDRKLSALGARVRRVK, from the coding sequence ATGGATAAGCTGCTGATCGAAGGCGGGGTGCGCCTGGAAGGAGAAACCGCCATTTCCGGCGCCAAGAACGCCGCCTTGCCGCTGCTCTGCGCCGCGTTGCTGACGCGCGAACCGCTGACGCTGACCAACGTGCCGGATCTCAACGATGTCGGCACCATGTTGACCTTGCTCGAGCAGATGGGGGTCAAGGTCGGCCGCGAGGCGTCGCGCAACGGCGCGGAAGGCCTGACCGTCACGCTCGACGCCGGCGGTCTCGACAACCCGGTCGCGCCCTACGAGCTGGTCAAGACCATGCGCGCTTCCATCCTGGTGCTGGGGCCGCTGGTCGCCCGCTGCGGCGAAGCCAAGGTGTCGCTGCCCGGCGGCTGTGCCATTGGCGCGCGTCCGGTCGACCAGCACATCAAGGGGCTCACGGCGATGGGCGCGGAGGTGACGGTCGAGCATGGCTATGTGCATGCGCGCGCGCCGCATCTCAGGGGCGCGCGGCTGTTCACCGACATGGTGACGGTCACGGGAACCGAAAACCTGATGATGGCGGCCTGCCTCGCCGAGGGCGAAACCGTCATCGAAAATGCCGCGCGCGAGCCGGAAGTCGTCGATCTGGCGAACTGCCTGGTCGCCATGGGCGCGCAAATCTCCGGTGCCGGCTCGGACGTCATCCGCATCCGCGGCGTGGCCTCGCTGCACGGCGCCACGCACCGCATCATGCCCGACCGCATCGAGACCGGCACGTATCTATGCGCGGCGGCGGCCACCGGCGGCAGCATCCGCCTGACCGGCACCTCGTCGTCCTACCTCGACGCCGTCGTCGACAAGCTGATGGACGCCGGCTGCGACATCAAGAGCGAGCGCGACGCCATCGTGCTCAAGGCGCCGCCGCGCCTGACCGCGGTGAGCCTGCGCACTTCGCCCTATCCGGCCTTTCCCACCGACATGCAGGCGCAGTTCATGGCCATCAACTGCGTGGCCGACGGCACGGCGATCATCCGCGAAACCATTTTTGAAAACCGCTACATGCACGCCGTCGAACTGATCCGCCTCGGCGCCGACATCCGGATCGATGGCAACACCGCCGTGGTCAAGGGCGTCGAGCGCCTCGAAGGCGCGACGGTGATGGCCACCGACCTGCGCGCCTCGGCCAGCCTGGTCATCGCCGGCCTGGTGGCGCAGGGCGAGACGCTGATCGAGCGCATCTACCATCTCGATCGCGGCTATGAACATCTCGACCGGAAACTCAGTGCGCTGGGCGCCAGGGTGCGGCGCGTCAAGTAA
- a CDS encoding BolA family protein: protein MLDPKQIQSWIADALPCAYLTVDGDGHHFGAIIVSAEFAGLNRVKRQQRVYQTIRDKLDSGELHALSMQTFTPEEWQDAQSNG from the coding sequence ATGCTGGACCCCAAACAGATTCAATCCTGGATTGCCGATGCCCTGCCTTGCGCATACCTCACGGTGGATGGCGACGGCCATCATTTCGGCGCCATCATCGTCAGCGCCGAATTCGCCGGCCTCAATCGCGTCAAGCGCCAGCAGCGCGTATATCAGACGATACGCGACAAGCTGGACTCCGGCGAACTGCACGCCCTGTCGATGCAGACCTTTACGCCCGAAGAATGGCAAGACGCGCAAAGCAATGGATAA
- a CDS encoding ABC transporter permease produces the protein MTGFATLFYKEVLRFWKVGFQTIAAPVVTALLYLLIFSHVLEGRMHVYGSIPYTVFLIPGLVMMSMLQNTFANSSSSLIQSKVTGSIVFVLLPPISYPSFFLAYVLASLLRGVAVAIGVLLATWWFAPPQMVAPQWVLLFALLSGAVFANLGVIAGIWADKFDQLATFQNFLIMPLTFLSGVFYSIHTLPPFWQTVSRWNPVFYMIDGFRHGFFGISDVSPWQSLGIVGGCFLTLAIFTLTLLKRGYKLRA, from the coding sequence CTGACCGGCTTCGCGACGCTGTTCTACAAGGAGGTGCTGCGCTTCTGGAAAGTCGGTTTCCAGACCATCGCCGCGCCGGTGGTGACCGCGCTGCTCTATCTGCTGATCTTCTCCCATGTGCTGGAAGGCAGGATGCATGTCTATGGCAGCATTCCCTACACGGTTTTCCTGATCCCGGGTCTGGTGATGATGTCGATGCTGCAGAACACGTTCGCCAACAGTTCCTCGTCGCTGATTCAGTCCAAGGTGACGGGCAGCATCGTGTTCGTCCTGCTGCCGCCGATTTCCTACCCCTCCTTTTTTCTCGCCTACGTGCTGGCTTCGCTGCTGCGCGGCGTCGCGGTAGCGATCGGCGTGTTGCTGGCAACCTGGTGGTTTGCGCCGCCGCAGATGGTCGCACCGCAGTGGGTGCTGCTCTTCGCGCTGTTGAGCGGGGCGGTTTTCGCCAACCTCGGCGTCATTGCCGGCATCTGGGCGGACAAGTTCGATCAGCTCGCCACCTTCCAGAATTTCCTCATCATGCCGCTGACCTTCCTCTCCGGCGTGTTCTACTCGATACATACGCTGCCGCCGTTCTGGCAAACGGTTTCCCGCTGGAACCCGGTGTTCTATATGATCGACGGTTTCCGCCACGGTTTTTTCGGCATCTCCGACGTTTCGCCGTGGCAGAGCCTCGGCATCGTCGGCGGCTGCTTTCTCACACTTGCAATATTCACTCTGACGCTGTTGAAGCGCGGCTACAAGCTGCGCGCCTGA
- a CDS encoding ABC transporter ATP-binding protein, producing MQPAIEIHRVVKRFGRLTALDGIDLSVQPGEFFGLLGPNGAGKTTLISALAGLVRVDSGNIAVMGCDVVGDYRNARRQLGVVPQELVFDPFFSVRETLKIQCGYFGIGASRQRDAWIDEILENLDLTAKADANMRMLSGGMKRRVLVAQALVHRPPVIVLDEPTAGVDVELRQTLWQFIRRLNRDGHTIVLTTHYLEEAESLCGRIAMLKGGRILALDSTRNLLQRFSAHALRFKLAANAPLPAVLASRAEYRDETWHMTFDDFRAIEPLLAELRSHGCVLQDLEIGKPDLEEVFVRLMSEGAEKKPVERAA from the coding sequence ATGCAGCCTGCCATTGAAATTCATCGGGTCGTCAAGCGCTTCGGCCGTCTGACTGCGCTCGACGGCATCGACCTGAGCGTGCAGCCCGGCGAGTTCTTTGGCCTGCTGGGCCCCAATGGCGCGGGCAAGACCACGCTGATTTCGGCACTGGCCGGGCTGGTGCGCGTGGACAGCGGCAATATCGCGGTGATGGGTTGCGATGTGGTCGGCGACTACCGCAATGCCCGCCGCCAACTGGGCGTGGTGCCGCAGGAACTGGTGTTCGACCCTTTCTTCAGCGTGCGTGAAACGCTCAAAATCCAGTGCGGATATTTCGGCATTGGCGCGAGCCGGCAACGGGATGCCTGGATCGACGAGATTCTCGAAAATCTCGATCTCACGGCCAAGGCCGATGCCAACATGCGCATGCTGTCGGGCGGCATGAAGCGCCGTGTGCTGGTCGCCCAGGCGCTGGTGCATCGGCCGCCGGTGATCGTGCTCGACGAGCCGACCGCCGGCGTCGATGTCGAGCTGCGCCAGACGCTGTGGCAATTCATCCGGCGCCTGAACCGCGATGGCCATACCATCGTGCTGACCACGCACTATCTCGAAGAAGCCGAATCGCTGTGCGGGCGCATCGCCATGCTCAAGGGCGGGCGCATCCTGGCGCTCGACAGCACCCGCAACCTGTTGCAGCGCTTCTCTGCTCATGCGCTGCGCTTCAAACTGGCGGCGAACGCGCCGCTTCCGGCGGTGTTGGCCTCGCGCGCGGAGTATCGCGATGAGACGTGGCACATGACTTTCGACGATTTTCGGGCCATCGAACCCCTGCTGGCCGAACTGCGCAGCCACGGCTGCGTGCTGCAGGATCTGGAAATCGGCAAGCCCGATCTCGAGGAAGTCTTCGTGCGCCTCATGAGCGAGGGTGCGGAAAAGAAACCTGTCGAGCGTGCTGCATGA
- a CDS encoding STAS domain-containing protein, translating into MMRQAGDRIEVGGAMTLAEASALLANGGNALTGTETETVFDLSAVEMVDSSSIAVIFGWLRQAQAQGKTIRIAHPPRDLLSLAALYGVTELLPLCNSKSET; encoded by the coding sequence ATGATGCGCCAGGCCGGTGATCGCATCGAAGTCGGCGGGGCGATGACCCTGGCTGAGGCCAGCGCGCTGCTTGCCAATGGCGGGAACGCGCTGACCGGTACTGAGACCGAGACAGTATTCGACCTGTCTGCCGTCGAAATGGTCGATTCCTCCTCGATTGCAGTGATTTTTGGTTGGCTGCGTCAGGCCCAGGCGCAGGGAAAAACCATACGCATCGCTCATCCTCCGCGTGATCTCCTCAGTCTTGCCGCCCTCTACGGCGTGACCGAACTGCTGCCGCTTTGCAACAGCAAGAGCGAGACGTGA